In the genome of Carettochelys insculpta isolate YL-2023 chromosome 17, ASM3395843v1, whole genome shotgun sequence, the window GGTGATCTTGCAGAacattttggtgattttttttggaggggggagatggttttcattttgaatttgtcACAGAACAAATGGTTTCCAGATGCTCTTCAACAGTGCTTctcaactttttttctttttttttaaattatccctttaaaaaataagtacccTCAGTACCTTCAGTTTTCAGACAATTTCTACCCTTGCAAcgcatttgtttaaacaacttaattgtaactggttacTTGagagaaattgcctataggcgaTAAACTTTCCACCTCTTTATGACTGTACAAAAAGGATTAATTAaaaaatgaacataaaataagtccagttttattctttaaaaaaatagctgagaaacactggttaaTGTACTCTCTGGAAGAGCTGAGAACCCCAGGGGTACAtgcacccctggttgagaaccacttcttttaaatacagtaaaccctccagttccatgggggttgcattcctgcaacccacCCACAACTCAAATTTCTGAGCAAGTCgaggggacctgggaaccaggctccAGCCTCGTTCCCACCTCCCCTGGGTTTGCATGAGCGGGGAAACTgacaagcacccccagggctggtcagtttcctgacttccagagtggtgggggagccaggaaaggggcagcctggttccttgGTCTCCACTgcttgccagaccagggaaactgacctgagctggtcagcttcccagttccCCCAAGCAGGGAGCCGGGATccaggctaaaagccttctccctccctttcctcaaCAGTGCAGCTGtcagctgggggaagtctccaGCTGCGGGACTGCGAGTCTCCCCAtagtgttccccccaccccctcacataAATGCAAGATATGTGTGCGCTGAATGTCCgtattttgagggattactgtatcttCTacctgctaaaaaaaaaaaaaaaaagcaaaagacagAAAATCCAGCAAGCTGTACACTCCCACCCACTCTTGATTGTTGCAGTGAAATGCTGTGTCACAATCATGCAGCTTTGCAAAAACCAAAGAGCTGGCAAATCCTGCAGTCAACTTAGCAAAAATACCTTGTTTGGAAAGATAGTCATGTATATTAAGCACAGACAATGTCCCAAAGGGATTCTCCACAAGATTTTGTCCCTGTCTTCCAAAAGGGTTCTAATGCATAAGTGTACCCCCTGGTTTTCTTGATATCTTCGACTCTAAAAATAACAGACTTCCGTGGACTGTGCCTGTTGCCTTGTGGAAAAGAAAACCCTGCTCCTTCGTGCCATCACAATCTATGTAGAGTTGAAGCTTTATCTTGAGGACTCTACCACATTCGACATCAGGGCCGAAGCTCGTCTCAAGTGAGATACATCAGGCAATTCATTTAAATTCTGCTCCTCAGCTTACCCACCTGAACAAGGACAATAATTATACTTTCCTACCTAACATTAACACAGATTCACGGAGAAGTTCTCAGGCAAAAGCACCACAGAAGCATAAGTTATTTCTATTATATGCCACTCGTGAGACACCCCTCAAAATCTGGATCGTTACCTAATCTATGAATGCACCCACCAGGCTCTCTGACGTACATCTCCCTTCCCTTAAACAGGGCGCCAGTTTCCTGCAGCTTCTTTCTTGTACCTGTAGTTTCCTGCAAGATGGGTTGCTAGAGATGGCCTGTCTTTTACTGTGCTTATCGGTCTTCCCCCTCTGTCCTCCCTAGTCAAACCTAGGCATCATACTTGGCTATCTTCCCTCCATCCCCATTTCTCGCATGTCCTGTTTTGGTGTGACAGATTCCTCACCTCTTTCTTCAGGATGAGTTCAGGCTTTTCCGGCTGCCTTCTTGTCTATGGAAGTCAATACAGGGAGTAGAGAAGGCCAGGAGAGCACAGGTGACCACTTGCAAACCCTCTAGCAGGAAATTCTACTGTAGCAAAGCAAGAACAACACCAGGATTTGTTTTTTTCAGTCCAGTGGCCTGGGCATAGGAATCTTGACATACGAGGACAGATGCTTAGAAGTGGAGGCCTAGAAACTAAGAAGTTAGAATAGCCTCATGAATGAGGTATGTGCTCTGGATTTTACATGAGGTAATTACTAACACACAAGTAATGAGCAGAGGTTACCAAAACATGTGATGTGCTGTCTGCTGCCAGTATAGCAGCAGTAAACCAAATAAACAGAGACTACCAGTGTTAAGATCCCTGGATAAGCCCATTGCAAAGGCAAAGACATCTGGATAGACCACTTGCCAGCTATTATTGGTGTCCCTGtttaaccaaaaaaaccccacatccaCTTCTCCATTATTTAAAactggagaaggggaggaggatcCACAATTTCCAATATAAAGACACATGTGAAAGTCCTGCTGGGTCACCCATCAGCATAATTATGAGCCTAAGTATCTTTTAACAAATAGTCCTAAATCTGTTTTTAAGATAGTTTTCATCAATGATCAACTAATAAAACTCAATGAGCCAAATTTATGCTCGTATAAAGAAAATGAAGTTAACGAGTTAGTAAGTAAAATTTGGCTAGGTATGCGTCTTGGAACAAAGGCGATTAGACTCACACTCTAAGTAGATGACAACGGTGCATgacaaaaaaagttgtttttttgtaaatttaACAGTAAATTCAGTACTGTGAAGATAtaacccaacagcagcagcagttcaggCTGCTTTATTCACCAGTTTTACACATGCACTTCTTAAAATCAACGTATCAGGAagaggaaaaggagaaaatgggaatTGATAATTTTCTGAAAATTCAAAAAAGATTAACTACTACCAATTCTCAATACTCTAGCACATAAGACTGAAATAAGTTTCAAAATATCAGCAAGATTCCGAACAAAAAACTACTCCAGGAAAGTACAACAACAGCACAAGAGTAATGTTTTACAATATTACTTCCATTTAACAGCTCTTTGTaaaaatagttttttaaaaaaaattaaataatgaaATACAAAAACAACTGTTATATACATTATTACAGTACAATTGGATGAGGCAGTATTTTCAGGTTCTTGCATAGCCCAGTGGATCCCTTTCATACCTTGCAGCATTAATGGACATTTTAGTTTAAGCCACTTATGAGGACTTTGATCTAGAAACACTTAACATCTTCCTTTATATATAACGTGCTCagaaattgaaaaataaattataCCATGCTAAGTTTTCAAGAGCCAAAGTTTACTTTTCCCTTCCCTCAATCAAGAAGAATAATGAAGAATGCTTCACCTTATATCTTTAATGTAATAGCTTCTAGTTTTACTGAACCAGCAAAGCCAGACGCCTGATAGAAAAGTGTTCTTGCAATATTACGCTGTAAGTAAAATGTGTGTCTTAAGAACAGTAAGCCACAAAAGGGTCATAACAGTCCCccagaaaagcaataaaaacaagACAGGAAAGAGATCCAAACTTTAAACAAATGACCTAAGCTTTTCAAGAACTGAGTCTCCTTGTTCCATTAAAGAGCTTAGTTCACAAACTGTGTTAACACAGGGTATGTGTATGCCTGTGTGCTTTACTAATATTTTAAAACGCCACCACGTAACTTGTTAAGTACACACATGCCTGTAAAGCTGCCAACTCTCCCCTTCAGTATCCTGAGAACATAGCCATTGATTAGCTATGTGATACTGACCAGCAAACAACTCCTGACAAGAGAAGATGAACAAACCTATGTCCACACACAATGACACGAGTCAAATAGTTTTTTCTGCACCTAACAAATCTTTCTaacaaccttccttctctctTACTTTCATTCTATTGTTCTCTTCCCTGGCTCTATAATTAAAAGCATCCATCCGTCACCATATTCTCTAAGTTCTGCGCCGTTTTGCAGCACTTGGACTGGAGGGATTGCTGTTTGCATTTAAGACCTTTTCAGTGACTCTGTTACGTTTCCTTTTATCAGTTCCTTCTTTGGACCCAGACTCTGATGAactcctttctttctctttgttgCTTGGTTTTTCGGCTGGTTTTCCCAAGTTTCCTGAAGGCGCATAAACTGAAAAGGGATCAAAGCAATGACTCCAAATCAGGCTAATTTTTTTACACTATGTAGCAAATTTCAAAGTGATTAAGGCCCTTTACATCCTTATAAATATGCACACGTTTTCATTTTACAGAGAAAAAACTTATTTAAAATGTATCCTATATGTTCGTTATTTGTCATTATTCGCTGAACTTACTTTGTTCATATGTACAATCCATTGAAGTAAATTCAAGTATTTTATGATATAACTGGATCCTTTCACTACTACTGAGTTTGAACATGTTGTTattaaaacaaacagcaaaatccACACTAGTTATAGTACTACAAGGTCCAATGCAAAGTGATGAGAGAAATCACACCTATTTCAGAGAGGATGTAGCTCAACTTCAGAAATGAGAATGAAGCTCCCCAGCTTCAGCACACACTGTATACCATAGCACAACTGAAGTGGGAGCAAAAAGTAATTCCTCTAAAATATCTAATACTGGCAAGTGCTGCAATCAAGATACCAGATTAGATGGTTCACCTAATTTGGCATTGCCACTGACCATGTGGTGCCTGCCATCTGTTTCAGATTCACAAACTAAGGGTATTGTTCTATCCCCAGCTCCTGCTAGAAGATAGTATAGTGAAAGACACAAGGAATATATTTTCCACATGCACCTTGCCAGAAGATTGTGATCATTTCTTTTGAATGTGGACTTTGCTAGTTTGATCAGCTTTTTTCACCTTGTAGCTAAATTACTACAATGGGAGTTTTACTTCTGGCTTTAATAGGAGTCAGCTATGGCCCATTGTTCTCCCCTCTGAGCTCAGATCAATAGCCTGAGGACACAAGCATTGTTCACCCTAATTGCAGAGCCAGCAAAGGGAATTCAAATTTGTTGATTTCCAGAAGATgcctttttaaaagtattttggtTCTGGACAATGGACAGatgtctttttcttaaaaattccGCACCTTATCATCCAATTTTAAGTTCAAGGTATGTCAAATTTTGGGCCTATATCACTTGATGAAATCCATTGAGAATTTTTGCCCACTAGAGAAAAGTGTGGCCATGAAGTATAAAAATTACAGGTGTACCTTCTTCTGGGCCTCCGTGAGGTTCCAACTCTTCCTTTACTTCTTCTTTTACCTCTTCCTCAATCATTACTTTTCCTGTAGAAAGAAGTATTAAACAGATGATGATTGATAGTAGTGTAATTTATCTTTTCCTGTGTTCGGCACCTCAAAAATCATCTGTAAAGTGCAGTGTTCAAAACTAGTCATAGTAACAAATCAACACCGACTCAAGTTAAGCAGAAAGGCTCTAGTTTTCACTCCCAAAAAGACAGATGGATGGAAAGAATAACAGCCACAGTTGCTGTTGACATCAAATATAAGGTACAGTTATGGAAACAATTAGCAGGGCAGATGTCATCAAAACATGGATTCTATTAACTTTATTCTTCATAGGAGCAAATATAATGGCAATTGGGCAAAATGTGTCTCATTAATTTGGACTGATGATACCTTTTATAAATATTAAGTGGAATACTTATTGCAGCAAGTAGTTGAGAGGCATTCCAGGGTTCTTTAAAATCTCCTAAGAACTATCATCTTACAGTAGTTCAGAACTTTCAAGTTTCTGTCCTGGATATCTGACGACAGTCTGGATCTTCCAAGTttaccttttttttaaacaaacagtgtTCTGGGGGGGTTTTGGTTGGTAGGTTATGCATCAGTAGATACTTCTGCTAGATCAGATGATAGAGAAGAGAGCTCCAAGAATAAAGAAATTTTGAAATTAGGCAAAGAATCATGGAAAAACATTAAACTAACACATTTCAGAGTTGTAtataaaactattttttaaaagatataaaTGTGTTAATTTAAGACTATAAGATTCTCAGTTTGCTTTTAAGTGATTTGTACAGCAACTACTGCAGGAAGTATATAGGAATGTATGCCTTCAGAAACATGAAGGACTTATCTGTAGTACTCTTGGAAACAGAACAAACAAAATAAGAAATTAAATCAAATGGATTATTCAAGATTCCCACACGACCCAGGAGCTTTGTGAAGCACCCTGCCGAAAGGCAAGTGATTTCATTAGAGCCCTTAAAATCTGTGGATATCCGCTTTATATCCACAGACGTGGAGGTAGATACTCATGgcttatttttgtggatacagttTTGTATCCACGGAGGGCTCTAGTTTTCACAATCAAAAAACCGCAGCTATCCACTGTGACTGCAGTTCTAGAAGTAAAACTGTTTTCATAAAATAGCATTATTGTAACAATTGCCTAATGAAATTTAATCAGTTACATCTTAACATATACTCACAACTGGAATTTCCGTTGGCTAAATGGACCCTATATATTGTAATACAGTTACTTCTAGAAATAGAACAAAACataattttaaacacaaaataaTCTATCCTGGCAAATGCAGTCAGACATAATGCTTACTACACAGTATTTATGAGTAATCTTACTGAAGTGTGCATCTGGCCTGGCCCAATGAATAAACCTTTAACCACCTGCATATGCTTCCAAAGGGCCACATTTTAACCTCCTTGGTGCACGTAGCTGCTGTCCCCGTAAAGTAATGGAAGACCTGTGCACTCAACCCAAAGGAAGAATTTGGACCTAAACAGTGTAAATATGTAATTTTATCAAAGATCCCACATATgttaaacattttactattttcCCTGCTCTATTATTACCACAAGACCCAGATTATTGCCACAATCCAATGATGTGGTAATTAGGCTAGTACATCATTACGTTTTCCCTTCTTCCAGAGTGCAGGTTGTCTAATCACACATAGAACTTGATAAGAGCATCCCAACCTAAATGCTGGTATCAGATCTCACCTTCTTTCACTTCTTGGATAATTTCCTCAGGCAGGATGAAGTTTTTCTCTGAATTAGGGAAGGGTAGAATCTCAGATTCATgcttaagaaaaaaaagaaaaaattcattAGTATAATTTTGTTAGAACCATCAGCTCAGATTCTCTAAACAAATGCCTGAATAAATTTATATGCAGGAGAAGATCAAATAATTCATAATAGGGTATCTGAGTCTGATGTCAGGAGTCCTGTAAGGATTACCAGAGGACAAGATACAGGATTTGAGGGTGACAATCCACTTCTCTGCCCTGATTTTGTGAACACTTGTGTATTCTTTCATTTGTATGTGCCTATAGAACTATCTGCATGTATAAAGTTAAATATGTGCCTAAATATTtactgaatcagggcctaaaGAGAAATTTTACATCAAAGCAAGAGCATAAGATGGAAAAAACAATGGGCTTGATCTTCCTCTCTCCTATAATAGTTTTGCACAGCTGAAACTCCACTGACCTCACAGGAGTCACCTAATTTACAGCAATGTCAGAATCAGGCCCAACAGGTCTGACACATCAAAGCTGCTAAAATTTGCCGGTAATCAGAATTGCTGAATGCCAATCTTCTATACTCACTAGTGCTTGCATGTCATACATGGTGCTCAAATGGTCCCAAATAACTCGGGAGGAAATCTGTCGTCCGATATTCTGACTGAATTTATCTCGTATACAAATCATATGAAAGTGGCGATTCACCcctgaaggaaggaagaaagttaGAGCCGTCAGCAACATTTCCTAACATGCTGGCATATCACATCACAGAAAAAGTAATGGTAACAGACTTTGCATAGACATAATGATGAAAATCCAGGCTGTGGCAATATGGTCTTGATTCATGCTTAGGGCACAGGCACATGgttaccatattaaaaaaaaagagcactcCTGACAGGGAATGTATCTgtgtctaccaactcaccttgtattaatgtgctatatataacacaatggctacgtctacacgtgcagccaacatcgaaatagtctatttcgatgaataacgtctacacatcctccagggccggcaacgtcgatgttcaacttcgacgttgctcagcccaacatcgaaataggcgcagcgagggaacgtctacacgtcaaagtagcacacatcgaaatagggatgccaggcacagctgcagacagggtcacagggcggactcaacagccagccgctcccttaaagggcccctcccagacacagttgcactaaacaacacaagatacacagagctgacaactggttgcagaccctgtgcctgcagcatagatccccagctgccgcagaagcagccagaagccctgggctaagggctgctgcccacggtgaccatagagccccgcaggggctggagagagagcatctctcaaccccccagctgatggccgccatggaggacccagcaatttcgacgttgcgggacgcggatcgtctacacggtccctacttcgacgttgaacgtcgaagtagggcgctattcctatctcctcatgaggttagcgacttcgacgtctcgccgcctaacgtcgaagttggtgccgctacttcgaagtagcgtgcacgtgtagacgcagctaatacaaggtgagctggtagatactgataccaATATACACTCTCtcaggggtatcctctttttAGAAAGATCAAAAATGGCAACCCCACCTAAGCCAGAAGCAATGAATTGCACACTCAGCAAACAAGTTAATTTGGAAAGGGAAGACTGATCAAGAGAAAGTGAACAGGCACTTTTCCCGGATTTTTCACTAGCACCCAACAACCCCGCCACCACCAAACACCACGGCTGCAGAGATGACACCCCACGACCTTTAAGGTCAGAGAAGAGAAGCAGCTGAAGGGAGAACACCAGATGCCCTTTCCCCTACCCCTCCTAGCCATGGAGAGGGAAGGAAAAACCCAGCAGCAGTCCCCTGTCTGGCCCTTGGCAGTCACCCCATAATCGTCACATCACCCTCCTCTGTGTCCTCCCTGTATTCAAAATTCCTGCGCTACCCCTATTGTGGCAGGCAAAAATCACGACCCGGTGCAgggcctgccccaggccctgcctatGGAAAGACTCGGTGGCACTTGGGCTCCCGCTCCCACCCCCACCGGGAAAGCGTctcaggaagggatgtggggctgaggcagggcaaGGAAAGGAGGCCAGGAACCAGCACCCACCAGTGGTCCCCAGCTCCCGGACGGTCGGCGGCACAGGAGCCTCGGGACGGGCGAGTGGGGAAAGCGGGGGTGGGGCGAGGGATGAGCAGAGCCTCTCTCCCCCCGGCGCTGCCCGCGGGAGGCCGCTAGGGGCCGCGCAAGCCACCGCCGGCCCCCGGTTCTCCTCCCCGGCAGGCGCCGCTACTCGAGGCCGGGGCTCGGTCGCGGCCTGCGCTCACCGACAGGCTTGTGGCCCAGCATGGCGTGGAAGAGGCAAACCTCCACCTCCGGGCTCCACACCACCACCTCCTCGGCCGGCGCGCCGGGCTCCGGGGCCGCGCCCGCCGCGGGCACGTGGGGCTTCTCcgccgcgccgccgccgccggccgaGCCGCCCTCCGCCTCGCCCATCACCCCGCGCGGCCCGGAAGCGGCGCTGAAGTCCCGGCTGCGCggcgccgcggcgccccctggcgggcGCCCCCGACCTCGGGCGTGCTCTGTGCTGTCCCTGGCGGGCGCCccgagccctgcagcaggggttcATCAGCTGCCATGGCGCCCCCCGGTGGCTCCCCGGCTCCCTGCAGTCtgggcccagcagctgccccttaGCTGTGGCTCCCCCGGGtggctcccctgctccctgcagtctGGGCCCAGCAGCTGCCCATCATCTTGGTACCCCCGGCTGGCTCACCTGCTCCCTGCAGTGCAGGTTGACATCTGCTCCTCAACCCTGGCATCCAGGGGTGGCTGCCCTGATTCCTTCACCGAGAGCTCAATGCTGGCGCCTCTTCCATCCTCCCTGGTGGTCACCCTGTGTCTATGATCCCTGCACCTAGGGCTCGGCATTGCTTCCCCAGCAGGCTTTCCCTGCCTCTCATCCTGGTGCCTGTTATGGCCTTGTCACTCCTGTGGGGCTAGAACTGGGCCTGAGGCTGAGCCAGGGAGCTTAGAACCCGAGGAGAGGGTGCATCTGGCTGCCCTCTGAGAGCCAGTCCCCGTTGGCCtggggtgggagagctggggctcCTGAGACACCAGAGGGACCAGAGTAGGGGCATCTCTCTCTCTGGTGTCCCGGGCACACATCAGACCCATGGAACAAAAGCTTTGGCCCAGGAAGCTGGATGCCCTCTTGCCTGGGTTTGTTTAGGAATGCTGACTATAACTGCTGTGCCAGTGGCACTTGACTGCAACGGGAGGTGAGGGTCCTTGTGACTACTGAAACCAACCCCCAAGCTGTTTCACATTAACCACCAAAAATAGGCCCCAACCAGTGGACACAGCGCAGAACTTGGTCTTTCACCCTGTTTTGTGAAATACAGTGGCATGGAAGCACTCTGACTTCCTCCTCAGCCTAAAGGGGGGATGAAGGCCACCTCACTAGGTACTCAAGAAGCAAAATTTTTCGTAGCCCTCACAATGTTccccttttttccatccatgggcagaataaattttgttatttgcaccaaggcatatgtgaatgtgcatcaccaatagaaacatacgctgctggctgggggcactctgccaatcagctggagggcatttgaatctcttctaggCAGGTACCCAAGTGGTCAGCTCACACTAAACAATGTAGTGAGGTCTTTTTAAACCCAACCAGGTCTCAGTCCTTCTGTCTCTTCAAATTTCTAAAATGGGGACAAGTATGAGTTTAACTACCTCTGATCCCACTTATGGGAAGCTATAATGGATTTAATACAAAGTTAGTTTCCTGTAGGTTTTCTGAATCACCCTAACGGTGTTACTGTACAAAATTCTCTCTATTCAATAGACTGGGATAATAGAGGTCTCATTCTTTattaaattcatttttgttttgttttgtttttggtttgtttgtataGAAACTATCTTTCTAAAGTACCCTAAAGTATTCATCTCTATTCATTTCTAGTGGGTGTTTCTACAAGCAAAATGATATTTACATTATTTGTATTCCCACAGAAGGGAGAGGCTTCAGTTGAAGGTATTGGTCCTAGGTGCTGTGCATATATATATGGTAAGAGAAAGGGCATACTCCTAGATAGCTAAGACAGACAAGGGATGGAAGAGGAAACAGAAAATGGAAGTGACTTCTCCCTGGTCACAATGCAGATTAGTGGCAGAGATGGGACTGGAGCCCAGTTCTGTAGAGTCACAGGCCAATGCTGTACTAATCAGACCACTCTGCTCCCTCTAGTGTACcagttaatacaggttgaacatctttaATCTGGCATCGTTGGGATGTGACCGGTgccgaatcagagaatttgccatatcgcaggaggtcagtattgtctggcagcattaccaacacttcctctgcttactgggctcgtagaaCTGGGCCAAAGAACAACACAGAATTCAGAGCTGGACTGTgagcaaacttcatgggaccacagaaaatttGGCCAAACCCGTGGTAAGTGGATAGCCAACTAAGATGTTACAGGACCAGAGAATGTCACaatagaaaggttcaacctgtatttctaaaGCACTCACATGTCTGTTGACGCATGATACTGATGAAATTCAAAGTTACACTGGGGATGTGTATTGTTTGTTACCTTTTGATAAGGAATAAAGTATGAGAATAACTGTTCATGTAGAATTGAATGTCACACCTGCTGCTGCTTAGAATTCTGAAAGGGGAGGTaattgctgtgttagtctgtaccccaacaaaacaaagcagcagaaatgtagcacttcaaagactaacaaaatgattatttggtgatgagctttcgtgggacagacccatttcattagatcaattttatttccagtacggactgacatttttaagtacagaggtccaaaaagcaTATATATGCCAgttagtgaacacttcagtggagtaggc includes:
- the MRGBP gene encoding MRG/MORF4L-binding protein, with translation MGEAEGGSAGGGGAAEKPHVPAAGAAPEPGAPAEEVVVWSPEVEVCLFHAMLGHKPVGVNRHFHMICIRDKFSQNIGRQISSRVIWDHLSTMYDMQALHESEILPFPNSEKNFILPEEIIQEVKEGKVMIEEEVKEEVKEELEPHGGPEEVYAPSGNLGKPAEKPSNKEKERSSSESGSKEGTDKRKRNRVTEKVLNANSNPSSPSAAKRRRT